Below is a window of Neodiprion virginianus isolate iyNeoVirg1 chromosome 4, iyNeoVirg1.1, whole genome shotgun sequence DNA.
TAAAGTCGCAAATAAAGCGACATTCAGGCGGTCTAGTTGGAGCGATAAATTGTGCTTGGGTTCCGCTGGTGAAAAATCAGTAGTTACAATGGAATTGAGCAAAATTCGACACGTTGGTGTTTCCATGACTTTGGGGCTGTTCGTTCTTTTAAAGAACGGTAAAACCACTTCTTTGTCAACGCGCGGGCTGCATCGGGAGGAAATTCAAACAATGCGTCGAGAAGttcacaattttttgaatctaACCAGAATTGAATGTCTCGATAAACTGCCGCCGGATCATCACAATCGCTTGCTCATACCGTCAGACTCGGACGATGAAATCTTCGATACTGctggaaaaacgaaaaattaacaggatgtACAAAGATATGTTGGAGTGACTACAGTTGTGTGCATTTGAAAAAGATATTCAATCAAGTGCAAGACGATTTTTAGCATTAATGTTTAGTGCATATGTAAcgaccgaaattttcaagtCGATTTGCCGCTCCGTATGCTGTTCATAAAAACTTCTTATAAAATGTAGGTAGATATGAATCGGCAAGTAGATACTAGTGGAAAATTAGTAAGATACATCTTCATGGAGTAGTCGATTTTCAACCTGACGGCACATATCTTTGGATTCGATTCTCCGGTGTATGCAGGATGAACTTTTGATTCCGTACTGAAAAATGTCGTCAGAGTAAAATTTGTTAATCGGTGATAAAGGAAGTATTCCGAAATGTGTACCAGTACGTGCAAAATTTCGGGACGGTCGTTTCGTAACTAGAATGAATATGCATGATTTGTCATTTTAGAACAGACGTACCGAAAATGATATCTTTATAGTGCGTTCGGTATTTATATCTGATTCCTCGATTACCTCGAAATGCAACGCTTCTTCTCTCTGCTCGTCACGCGTTTCGCGGTAGTCGAGGAATCAGATGTAAATATCGAACGTAGCTACGACAGTTCAGTGAGTCCAATTCATTTCGGAACGTTCCGAAATGTCGCATGTGCTAGCATACATTTCAGAATACGTCCATAGTCGCACCCTGTGTCACATAAAGTGAAGTCAAATCGAAAGTAAATTGGCGTTTAAAACCGTTCGACTCGGTACCAAATTATTCGAGTGTATCAATGGTCGAACCCAATGTTTTCAGCTCGTGAATTGAGAGTTTCAATTATCCAAGAATCTCGCAGCGAAGGGTGCAATTAAACCAAATTATTACAGGCATTTTTAGAAAGCCGCTGGTGTAGGTACCAAAATGAACCAAAGTATAGTTTACATCACACCCAATATTCTTCTGGTACACTTAGGGTTGCTATACTAGTGGCTCGCCAAAAAATGCCTTATACTAGATAGAAGAGACCtaatcttttgtttttattgttcctgtttgtcaaatttatgCTTGTTATACGTTTCATAATACGCCCGTTAAACGTTTAACGGACGTTCGTGAATTCGGGAATCGCTTTCAAGACGAATTTAAACAAGGCGGCGTCGATCGGCAGCAGCGGAGCAACGCTTCCGGCAGCCGCGTCGGGTGTGACGTATAGCGGCATGGATGCGCAGCCGGTGTGCGTCAAGAGCGTACCATTTCACTCGAGTCGCGCCGCTGTAGTCGCCATATTGTTTGCGGTCTTCGCGTTCGTCGGTCCTCTTGTGCCAATCGGTAGTTTTCGTTTTCGGTATTGTGTTAGTGAGGAATAGTTAACAAAATTTCGCGAAAAGGCGGCATGAAGAAGACGAAGGACATGTCGGACGAAGACGAATATTCAGCAGACGATCCTGAGGAAGTCGAAGGTGTATCCGAAGACGAATGGACGCCCGAACCGGGAGCCGAGGTGAGGGAGGCCCACGCCACCGATCATATTCCATGATCGTTCTACGATCTGTTATTGCCTCTATATCGCGACGCCCGCGAGCAATTTACGGCAATATTCGACCTCCAGATCACCGAAGATCTTGCAGTCGTAGACCGTATTCGAAATCGTCTCGCGTTCCGCTCGCCGGTGATCTTCGCCGACTCTTCTATCCGTTtataaagtttttatttttctcaacacaATATCAACTCTTCTCCGCTAATACACTTACACCATTTTTCGCAACTCGTATACCCGGCTTTTCTCTCtgatatttcattcattttctatGTCGTTAATTCTTTTGCAcgctttttttcacttataaattttcaccgagcGTTATCGCGAATGCCGGCTCACGTTTCTCGAACTCGCGTCATGATTTAAATCCAGTTACATACTGGTTTTCTTCATTCCCAATTTGATTTGCTTTGTGTTAGCAGCTAAAATAATAGAAACATTTGCACTTTTCTTTGAGTTTGTCATAAGCATTCTATTGGCATTGTGCTTCGTAGATCATACTTATACACCAATAGCGTAGAATTTCAGATAAGCCAGAGCTTGGTTTTTTCAGGGTGGCACCAAAAAGAGGCCGCAAAGAGCCGCCAAGAAAAGACAGCACTCCGAGGAAgaggaagacgaggaagaggaagaagaggaagaagaagaagaagatgaagaggaggatgaggagtCGGATTCAGATTCGGGCAAGAAACCAAAAAAGAAGAGACGTTCAAAGAAGGAGGAAGAAGACGAAGATGACTCCGATGACAACAGTTTTAATGAACCTTCTGGCGTACCACCAAAGGATTATACCGTGAGCATAGTTGCCTTAGTTTTACCTTCACAGTGACTGATCCATCACGTCGTATTCAGATGTTAAAAATTAGTTTCTTGAATTTCTTTCAGTCTGGCGCCTTTGTTGTCGCTAAAGCAGATATTAACGGAGATACAGACCCTACCTTGTGGAGGATAGATGGCAAAGCACTTCTCCAAAAATATTTGCCTTGCAAAGAGGACGACAAAACTGTTTACAAAAGCACATCCACGGTGAGTTTTGGTATTTGGTTTGTGTAGCAATGAGAACtctaaattttaatttgcTCTTGAGAAGCTATCATAACTTTTTACTTATTAAACTATAAAGTTTTGTTCAAACCTTTAGATtaaattaagaaatatttgccatataaaaattttctgctcAGAAATCTTGCAAAATTGCAGTTTAATCATGAATTACGTAGGGCAGACTGAAGTTTGATAGGTCATTAATTTGAAGaaatgtatttaattttattttgcatgTAGTGGAAGTTTATCCATATGAACACTATCAGTATTAAAATACTGAATATATCGCAAAATTTCTTTGTGTGCGAATTTTATGTGATTTTAACAAtcacagtttttttctttcagtatTCTGGCTGGTCAGTAAACAACAAAGATAAGTACTTGGCAGCACAGGTCACATTCAAGGTCCAAAATCGTCATGAGACTATCGTTGAGTTACACCTGGATCGGCAACAACAGCAAGAAATTGTCAAGTGAGTATTCACGCTGTTGTTTAACATGAGACATGCACCTTTAGCATTTGGATTGACGCCGAGGGATgacagaaatcatttttcgtATTGATTCAAGTCGAGTACTAAGTATTCTATTTGCTTAAACTTTGAtgttaaataatataacagcATCAccgattattcaattttatgttATCTTTGATGCTGAGACCAGACTGCTTTTATAAGGCGATCATCATTGCTATcattgaacgaattttatgtgttattttcagagaagaaaaagaggattAAGTGCAACACTACAAACATCCTCGTATTTGTTTATATATGTTTTAAGATAAAGTAAGGTAAACACAGATTGCAGTTAGTAGAAAAGTGGTCTAACGTGTTTTAATTAATAccaaaatggaaagaaaaacataCTAGACTCCCAGAAAATTTGTGCCGACTTTTCTATAATTACCGTATTGTACTTCCATACGAGTTTGGTAATGCTGAGatctcgaaattcgaatacAATTGAATACTCGAAAACTGGGATAGGCGAGTAAGTTTACTTTCTCCTGTGTTTTAATCTAATCATGATCATATTCCAGTATAACAATAGAACAATTATTTACGTTCTTTGgcattttctttcatccttGTTCCTTGAACTTTTATTGGTATTTCAACACCTCGAGTCTTAGCTGTTTGACAGTCTTTAGAGCTCAGTGCTAGTGTTAGGCCATGCTACGCAACTGCAGCTAGTTGtaagaatatcgaaaataacaaaacacaacatgaaattaaaaaacataaaaaataatgattaatcTAAAAAACTAGTAAAtaacaaatcaattctaaCTGCAAGCATCTtatgttttgattttataacACAGACGAAAGGGACCTGTTAATTAGTCTTTCTAAATAAAATCTTAAGCATTCAAAATAACGCCGTCTTTGGCTGAGAATTCATTTAAAGGACAGCATATTATTGATATTGATAACGCTGCGTTGGGTTTTTCTAAATTGGaattaatcaatttcttttcagtATGGTTTTTTACTCTTGTGACCCCAACTGCGAATAGGGTAATCAAATCCAAGAACCGTATaattacgtacatacatatatcatcaGCGCTACTAATGATGATTGAATCATGGacgattattgaaaataaaaactatttatTACTCTTTCACAAATTTGAACATTCAGTCTCTTATATCGATTCTTCATATAAATGTGAACATTTCCTGATTACATACTACTATTGGATATGAATTTGCAAATGATCAGTCATTAAAGGATGTCGATCATATACTTTTACCAAGAGACAAGTCTTCAAGcaagaaatgaaattcattttagaACATTTACTGTCTGGTTGGACAAAAATATCTATACAAGTAATGTAGTAACttatttcaaacaaatatGAAACTTGTACTGAAATTGATCCAAGCAAGTTCATTAAACCATATCCTTTGTCAAGACGtataaattaaagaaattttcaagacgaaacaaattaaaatggaaaaagatttattgattataaatgCGAAGTTAATGTATCGCGTATATATCATACTAAATTGTGAAACAGGTTTCTATATGCATTAAAAAGAATGAAGCCACAAAGTTTTTCTGTATTCAGTATCCTGATTAATAAATAGTCTGTTCTTACCAGGTTTAAAACGGTAATCTTTCTTGCCTGTCTAAATAAGCGACATGTTTACTTAACTCGGAACCTTTTCCACCTCTTCCTCAAAGAATAGCTTATTTCAAAGTTAACGTTGTACCGTACAAAGTAAAGATTATACATTTCAAATGCTGGCCCACAAGCAtgagaaaacaataaaacgtATCAATTAGATAATTTGAGAGACATATTTGAACTATGAACAAACGGACTGTCGGTGAAGTACATTTCCGTTTGAAGACAAATCATTGATTGCCACTTGGTAAGAaggaaaattcaatattttcaaaatgtggTTAACGTTCATACGAAAttgttttataatatatgtatcagggtgggccaaaaaaatcgactatttttttttttcactttctactccgaaaacttggttggtagagacctcaaaaacattttctccaagtatgagctcttaattttaaaaggaaggtcctccgcctcacagttttctatttttttcttatggtgaggaagaaaaatacatatctcggtatctactatttataagaaaaaaatgtgtatcatattttcgtaggaaattgaattccctacaaaaaaggtttcttacaatttttttgtatacctcactgttcagaagatattcaccgtcaaacttcaatacacactatttttaacagttttttgttaataattcaaacaatttcaatttatttcatgaGTTTCGGGAAAATCTGTACTAATTTCAGGTTCTGTCGTCGAAGTAACTACAACAGAAGTTCTCTGTTTCACAAactttttgtaatttatcatttttttagtatttttacaaatttttttttaatattttgaaatctcaATGATGCtcttaattaattttatgGCGTTTGTTCAGAGAAcattttataactttttttcacaaattatatataaaatgtTTCGCTCgaggatttttgttttaaatccTATCGCTTCATCTGTTTGTCTTGTGCAACTAACACcactgttaaaaatagtgtgcattgaagtttgacggtGAATATCTTCTGAGCAGtgaggtatacaaaaaaattgtaagagacctttttttgtagagaattcaatttcctacgaaaatatgatataaatatagataccgagatatgtatttttcttcctcaccataagaaaaaaaatagaaaactgcgaggcagaggaccttcctattaaaattaaaagctcatacttggagagaatgtttttgagGTCTCTACCAACCAAGTTTTGGGagtacaaagtgaaaaaaaaatagtcgatttttttggcccatCCTAATATGTATACTGTATATCAATCTCTTATATTCTACATACTTATAGTTAAATTGTACATGGATTTCATGTACGTGATGATCAGGTAGTATTGGCGGCATTGTTCACAGGACTGGCTGGTCTCTCTGCGCCTCTTATTTCCCTCACAATGGGCTCTTCTGCCCTTCCATTGAGTCTTAATCCAGCCACTCCCTTCTTAGGTATAGTACATAGATCgcgtttaatttttctcctcctAGAAGGATCATTACGACGCAATTGAAGCATGCATCCAAAATCTGCGATGTATAGGAAACCAGCTATGAGCAGCTCACAGGATCTTAGTCCCTGCTTGTACGCTGTTTCAAGTTCTGAACTTGTTCGCTGATCATATTGCCACCAGCCTGAAACAAATCAGTGAAATTTACTGGTAGAAAATGGCAGGAGAGGCAACTGAGTTAACAAGTCTAGTTTTGAGGTAATCACGAGAAATATGGCATAGGAAATTCGAACATGCAGGTTTCTCCTAAATGTGATAGTAAAGTTAAACAGTGCTACAATGTTGGTAGTGAACTCACAAAGAAGATATACAGCAAAATTTGATCCCTACCATTGCGTCCTTCGTAGAACCAGCGATACTGTTCCTCCTCTGTAACCTGAATGGTTTTGACCAATTCTTCAAGTTCCACAAGCCGAGGTTTTTCAAGAAAGTCAGGTGGGATCTCGTGCCGGCACATCGGGCACCGTTTACTCTGGTTTGCGACCCCTTTCACACAGAGGAAGCAAAATACATGACTGCAAGGAAGCTGAGCTGGGTGAACGCAGGGCTGTAGACAAACTGCGCATTCCGGACCTGCGAATAATTGTCAACCTtaggagaaaatttaatgGAATCGGTTCTCAACCAGGCGGATAAACGGAGATGGGTTTCTTcagaataattaattgttgaAGGATGTAAACAATGTCCAGTGACACAGAGTGTTTTCACTCATATCTTTTGAGACACTTTGGTAATGATCTGTAACTCAAATCCTTGAAGATAGAAGGTGGAGTTTACCGTCGCTGTCTTCTGTTTCAGCACCGAAGTCTTTTTCGCTTGACTCGTTGACGGGTGGATCCTCTGTTAAATCGATCACCGCATCGGCCATtgcgtgaattttttgtattttcgagTATCTGACGGGTTCACATAGCCTTGTACGTTTCATGTATTAAGCAATCAGTTCGACTGCCGAAGTATTATTTACCGCTTGTAATTCTCCTTCGTGGGAGGAACCTCCGAGAAGGAAGGGATAATTGAGTCTTGTAAATCTCAGTGTTGTTCTTCCGTCGGTGGTTGCAAATGCGACCGAATTTGCCAACGCATATTgccttcttttcttttacgtGTGAAAACTACGTGAAAAATCAATCGCTTGACGTTATACTACGAATTATAATCACACTGATTTAACCAAATTTTGTTCGAAATAATTATCAgttaaaaaataccaaacCGCGGAAGAAGCTGCACAGATGGCTTCACTTGCTTCTGCGCACCTTATggtcgaaattcgaaattacATTCGTCTAATCGTCGGTATATACGTTAACATTTGATTCTACCTTACCGATATGCGATCGGCTTCAAAAGCGAAACAACAATTAGAACGCAATTAGTAACTATAAAACACGTATTTTTGtgtattatttatcaataCTCCTAAAAAGTGGTTTCGGTTGATGTAAATTTAAATACCGATTATTGCTATAAGGAGACTGAACTCCAATGGGAGAATTGACAAAACTTGTACAGCAATtgagattcattttttttaccactagCGTCGCTAGTTTTCTTTTTGCACCGGTGTCATTGGTTGTAGGGGTTGCAGGGATGCTCCAGATCGACCAATCGATGGTCTTGCAATGAGATTGGTAGaaagttttcaattcaaactGGCGCCTCATACTTCCTCCTTTAGGCAGTTATTTGTTTACGTCGTTGACTGAATCCTCAGTCAACGCATTCGGTAAGAAAGAAGTGCCGCGGATACTTTCAGTTGATAAAACAGGAGAACATCGTCTGCAGGGTCTGCAGTAACAGCTGGGCTGAAATAAAAACGTAATTTTGTTAAGGTAACCTCCCAAGTCCCAATAGTGCCCAATGTACGCTTGTGGCTCAGTTGTGATAGGTCTCGTTCTCTCAGATTTTGAAGGATAAACTTGAACATGTTTAGTCACGAAGATGTTACCAAGACCGGATCACGCTGGCTTATTTTCGGGAAATACGGTCGATACGATTTGACCGGTTCACGCAGCCGCGTCCTGACAGCCAGCGGCTGAATCGCCACACAACACACCTTCCCTCGACTGTaaataaaacatttaaatAATGTTTCAACTTTACGAAGATTCGCGTGCTGACGGATTGGGATATCACCCGTCGCatcgcagagaaaaagaggtTGACATTCTTGAGGTATATCTATAATAAATCTGAACTTTACTCGTCCATTCTGATGTGGTTTGTTGTTCTTTATTTGACGACATAAACAAAGCTTACCACTCCTCTCGCTAGGACGATAATCCCCTATCAAAATCTCCAACTATGtctgatcaaattttattaaagaACTTTCTCTCAGGTATTGATTTGAATCAGTACTCATTTATGTGTTGTAACTTTTATAAATCCATGAATAATATGTGACTAAGCCAATGCCAACAATGAAACTACAGTACATACTCGTTTTTTCAGACATGCCTGCAACTCTCGTCACCAGAGCTCATTTGCAAAATGCCTAACGGAGATGTCAGCCGGCGCATTAAAGAGGGTCTGGCTTCTTCCTCGAGAAAGGAAAACCAAAGCTCTCGTGAAGATGGTAAGCCGAATCTCCTTCAAATTTGTCTGTATTTTGGATAAGATCTTGGCTAGCTGTTTATGTAGGTATAACGACTAGTCATATCCTCATTTTCTTCTCAATCTATTAATACTCCCCAACTTTTTATTCTAATTCTAATCCTTAATATTTTGCAGGAACTAAATTGGGCAAGCGATGGTTCGTAATTCTTGGACTGCTCTTTCTGGGCTGCGCCCTAGTTGCCGGTGTAGGCTTACCATTGGCGCTCGAACTTCGCAGCTCACACCTACTGGAAGCCAGACTACTCGTTGTTAAACGAATACTATCAGAAATGCCACTCATTGACGGGTCAGTATTCATTTTTGATATCCCATGGTTAATAGTCACTTTAGAAACAATTTCTTATATAATACGAAATTCTTGAATTTCATCAACAAAATATATTAATCTGTTTTATTACATGTATGTCCCTAGAAAATGTTTCTgcacttgaattttttatccctAGACGGGAGAATACACCAAGATAATAAATGTAACCAATACTCCCTCAGTAgccttttcaaatttaatttattcctCCAGGCATAACGATTTTGCTTGGAATTTGCGCCAGCGGGGAGGAACAGCGAGAAACTTTCCCTTCGAGGATGATCTTTCTAAGAACTTGACGTGGGGTCCAGAGTGGCAAACAGATTTAGTGCGTCTAAGACGGGGTAATGTTGGGGCTCAATTTTGGTCGGCTTACGTTCCTTGCGAGGCTCAGTTTCTGGATGCCGTTCAACTGACGTTAGAACAGATCGATCTTGTCAGAAGATTAACATCAAAACACCCAACGGGTATGCGTCTGGTAACTTCGAGTGCAGAGCTTGAGGGAGCTCACAGAGATGGCATGATTGCCAGTCTCGTTGGTCTGGAAGGCGGCCACAGCATTGGCTCCTCACTGGCAGTTTTACGCAGTTTTCATCTCTTGGGTGCTCGATACATGACTTTAACGCATCGCTGCAACACACCGTGGTAAGAAATCACGTAAAAATTGTTGCGATTTTACGAGCTATAATTCGTCTGAAATTctagctgaaattttttttgcaatttgttgTTTAACTTTTCAGGGCGGATTCTAGTCTAGTAGAGGACCCGAACGAAGATGTGCCTCTGGATTATCACAGTAGTGGTCTGTCCACGTTCGGGCGAGCTATTGTCAAGGAGCTAAACAGACTGGGGATGCTAGTAGATCTTTCTCACGTTTCTACTCAGACAATGAGAGCAGCTTTGGCTGTGACTAAAGCAcctgttattttttcacacagtGCAGCTAGAGCCTTGTGCAACTCGTCAAGAAATGTCCCAGACGACATTCTTCGCTATCTCGTGAGCATTGATCAGTTTTTCCAAACTATTACCAAGCCTTGGCGATTCGCTCCAATTGCCTGCATTTGGCAAAAGCATGGCAACGCAAATACAGATTAtgcttcaatttttatttttagccCATTAACGGAGGATTAGTGATGGTGAGCTTCGACAGTGCCCATCTAAGCTGCAGCAGCTCCGCT
It encodes the following:
- the LOC124302256 gene encoding nucleolin-like, which produces MKKTKDMSDEDEYSADDPEEVEGVSEDEWTPEPGAEGGTKKRPQRAAKKRQHSEEEEDEEEEEEEEEEEDEEEDEESDSDSGKKPKKKRRSKKEEEDEDDSDDNSFNEPSGVPPKDYTSGAFVVAKADINGDTDPTLWRIDGKALLQKYLPCKEDDKTVYKSTSTYSGWSVNNKDKYLAAQVTFKVQNRHETIVELHLDRQQQQEIVKEEKED
- the LOC124302389 gene encoding E3 ubiquitin-protein ligase rnf146-like encodes the protein MKRTRLCEPVRYSKIQKIHAMADAVIDLTEDPPVNESSEKDFGAETEDSDGPECAVCLQPCVHPAQLPCSHVFCFLCVKGVANQSKRCPMCRHEIPPDFLEKPRLVELEELVKTIQVTEEEQYRWFYEGRNGWWQYDQRTSSELETAYKQGLRSCELLIAGFLYIADFGCMLQLRRNDPSRRRKIKRDLCTIPKKGVAGLRLNGRAEEPIVREIRGAERPASPVNNAANTT
- the LOC124302257 gene encoding uncharacterized protein LOC124302257 isoform X2, with the protein product MFLTTKARLKIVDNEKLHISRRPGTAAWLFLGLSVLVFVELCRRLSENVFVSTVLIFGDIMFVLDTLGDWEDFVLDKVANKATFRRSSWSDKLCLGSAGEKSVVTMELSKIRHVGVSMTLGLFVLLKNELNVSINCRRIITIACSYRQTRTMKSSILLEKRKINRMYKDMLE
- the LOC124302381 gene encoding dipeptidase 1-like isoform X2 yields the protein MPNGDVSRRIKEGLASSSRKENQSSREDGTKLGKRWFVILGLLFLGCALVAGVGLPLALELRSSHLLEARLLVVKRILSEMPLIDGHNDFAWNLRQRGGTARNFPFEDDLSKNLTWGPEWQTDLVRLRRGNVGAQFWSAYVPCEAQFLDAVQLTLEQIDLVRRLTSKHPTGMRLVTSSAELEGAHRDGMIASLVGLEGGHSIGSSLAVLRSFHLLGARYMTLTHRCNTPWADSSLVEDPNEDVPLDYHSSGLSTFGRAIVKELNRLGMLVDLSHVSTQTMRAALAVTKAPVIFSHSAARALCNSSRNVPDDILRYLPINGGLVMVSFDSAHLSCSSSASMHDVIAHITHIRKTAGVNHVGLGAGYDGIISPPAELPDVSGYPLLLAELTRDRRWSAADIKKLAGGNLLRVLKEAETQSLALLAQQPSEEWIAQELIEDTAYCRYHDA
- the LOC124302257 gene encoding uncharacterized protein LOC124302257 isoform X1, whose translation is MFLTTKARLKIVDNEKLHISRRPGTAAWLFLGLSVLVFVELCRRLSENVFVSTVLIFGDIMFVLDTLGDWEDFVLDKVANKATFRRSSWSDKLCLGSAGEKSVVTMELSKIRHVGVSMTLGLFVLLKNGKTTSLSTRGLHREEIQTMRREVHNFLNLTRIECLDKLPPDHHNRLLIPSDSDDEIFDTAGKTKN
- the LOC124302381 gene encoding dipeptidase 1-like isoform X1 codes for the protein MFQLYEDSRADGLGYHPSHRREKEVDILETCLQLSSPELICKMPNGDVSRRIKEGLASSSRKENQSSREDGTKLGKRWFVILGLLFLGCALVAGVGLPLALELRSSHLLEARLLVVKRILSEMPLIDGHNDFAWNLRQRGGTARNFPFEDDLSKNLTWGPEWQTDLVRLRRGNVGAQFWSAYVPCEAQFLDAVQLTLEQIDLVRRLTSKHPTGMRLVTSSAELEGAHRDGMIASLVGLEGGHSIGSSLAVLRSFHLLGARYMTLTHRCNTPWADSSLVEDPNEDVPLDYHSSGLSTFGRAIVKELNRLGMLVDLSHVSTQTMRAALAVTKAPVIFSHSAARALCNSSRNVPDDILRYLPINGGLVMVSFDSAHLSCSSSASMHDVIAHITHIRKTAGVNHVGLGAGYDGIISPPAELPDVSGYPLLLAELTRDRRWSAADIKKLAGGNLLRVLKEAETQSLALLAQQPSEEWIAQELIEDTAYCRYHDA